From a region of the Pseudomonas fulva 12-X genome:
- the ubiM gene encoding 5-demethoxyubiquinol-8 5-hydroxylase UbiM, with the protein MKADVVIVGAGPAGLCLARSLSGQGLSICLVERQTEAELAAPPFDGREIALTHASQQILEKLGIWQQFTPEEISPLRDAQVLNGPSPYVLRIAASAVGQERLGCLVPNQAIRRAAYGAARECVDIEVRCESTISELSCSERGVSMRLSDGQTLEARLIVAADSRFSETRRRLGIGARMEDFGKTMLVCRMAHERSHEQVAWEWFGYGQTLALLPLNGNCASAVLTLPPTEMNRVMSLDAEAFAREMERRFDGRLGRMELVGERITYPLVGVYAERFAGLRSALIGDAAVGMHPVTAHGFNFGLQSQKRLADALLDALRRGKDIGDTAVLQRYARAQQHASWPLYQATSLLVRLYTDDRAPTRLLRNAGLRLAQNLPPFKAALARHLTQIAR; encoded by the coding sequence ATGAAAGCCGATGTCGTCATCGTGGGCGCCGGGCCGGCCGGGCTGTGCCTGGCGCGCTCGTTGTCCGGTCAGGGATTGTCGATCTGCCTTGTCGAGCGTCAAACCGAGGCTGAGCTGGCTGCCCCGCCGTTCGACGGCCGCGAGATCGCGTTGACCCATGCCTCCCAGCAGATTCTCGAAAAGCTGGGTATCTGGCAGCAATTTACCCCTGAGGAAATCTCGCCGCTGCGTGATGCTCAGGTGCTCAACGGCCCTTCCCCTTACGTCTTGCGCATTGCTGCCTCCGCTGTCGGCCAGGAACGCCTTGGCTGCCTGGTGCCCAACCAGGCGATTCGTCGCGCAGCCTACGGCGCAGCACGTGAGTGTGTGGATATCGAAGTACGTTGCGAAAGCACGATCAGCGAGCTGAGTTGCTCCGAACGAGGTGTATCGATGCGGCTGAGCGATGGGCAGACACTCGAAGCCCGATTGATCGTCGCGGCAGACAGTCGCTTTTCGGAAACCCGCCGGCGCTTGGGAATTGGCGCGCGTATGGAGGACTTCGGCAAGACCATGCTGGTATGCCGCATGGCCCACGAGCGCAGCCATGAGCAAGTGGCCTGGGAGTGGTTCGGCTACGGGCAGACCCTCGCCCTGCTGCCCTTGAACGGCAACTGCGCCTCGGCGGTGCTGACTCTACCGCCCACCGAAATGAATCGGGTGATGAGCCTAGATGCAGAGGCATTCGCCCGCGAGATGGAGCGGCGCTTCGACGGGCGCCTGGGGCGCATGGAGCTGGTCGGCGAACGCATCACCTACCCACTGGTGGGCGTGTATGCGGAGCGCTTCGCCGGTCTGCGTAGCGCACTGATCGGCGACGCCGCGGTGGGCATGCACCCGGTCACCGCCCATGGCTTCAACTTCGGCCTGCAAAGCCAGAAGCGCCTGGCCGACGCGCTGCTCGATGCGTTACGCCGTGGTAAGGACATTGGCGATACGGCGGTGCTGCAGCGCTATGCTCGCGCTCAGCAGCACGCCAGTTGGCCGCTCTACCAGGCCACCAGCCTGTTGGTGCGGTTGTACACCGATGATCGCGCCCCTACCCGCCTGCTGCGCAATGCCGGCCTGCGCCTTGCGCAGAACCTGCCGCCGTTCAAAGCGGCATTGGCCCGGCACCTGACGCAAATCGCGCGCTGA